The following coding sequences are from one Triticum aestivum cultivar Chinese Spring chromosome 5A, IWGSC CS RefSeq v2.1, whole genome shotgun sequence window:
- the LOC123106342 gene encoding chloroplast envelope quinone oxidoreductase homolog, producing the protein MTTPTATPAKMRAVLYDACGGGTAGLKHAQVLVPSAKRNEVLLKLQAATVNPLDWKIQKGDLRPLLPRRLPFIPVPDVAGVVVDVGPGVNGLTAGDQVVAKLNSLNGGGLVEYTVASANLTVKRPAKVSAAEGAGLPIAAGTVLQALRSIGSKFDGTGKPLNVLITAASGGVGLYAVQLAKLANLHVNATCDDRNIDLVKSLGANEVMDYRTPEGATLQSPSGRKYDDVVHCTVAVNWSSFQPLLSDGGRVVDITPNLSAILTYVLHRVTFSKKRLVPQLLLSLNKVDLEFLAGLLEEDKLKTVIDSRFPLSDAGKAWQSSIDGHATGKIVVEMKS; encoded by the exons ATGACCACCCCAACGGCGACGCCGGCGAAGATGCGGGCCGTGCTTTACGACGCCTGCGGCGGAGGCACCGCCGGCCTCAAG CATGCACAAGTCCTCGTCCCTTCAGCAAAGAGGAATGAGGTCCTGTTGAAACTACAAGCTGCGACCGTCAATCCACTTGACTGGAAGATACAGAAAGGGGACTTGCGGCCTCTGCTGCCTCGTAGACTGCCTTTTATTCCAG TGCCTGATGTCGCGGGAGTAGTTGTTGATGTTGGTCCTGGAGTGAATGGTCTCACAGCGGGTGATCAAGTTGTCGCCAAGTTGAACTCTCTT AATGGAGGTGGACTTGTAGAGTACACTGTAGCATCCGCAAACCTGACTGTCAAAAGGCCAGCTAAGGTTTCTGCAGCTGAGGGCGCTGGCCTTCCCATTGCCGCAGGCACTGTGCtccaggcgttgaggtccattggTTCCAAGTTTGACGGCACCGGCAAGCCTCTAAACGTGTTGATCACCGCTGCCTCTGGTGGCGTAGGCCTGTATGCCGTGCAGCTTGCAAAGCTGGCGAACCTTCATGTTAACGCCACCTGCGACGACCGCAACATAGATCTTGTGAAGAGCTTGGGCGCAAACGAGGTGATGGACTACAGGACCCCAGAGGGAGCGACCTTGCAGAGCCCCTCCGGCCGGAAGTACGACGACGTGGTTCACTGCACCGTCGCTGTCAACTGGTCGTCTTTCCAGCCATT g ttGAGTGACGGCGGGAGAGTGGTAGACATCACGCCGAACTTGTCAGCCATCCTCACATATGTGCTGCATAGGGTGACATTCTCCAAGAAGCGCCTCGTGCCCCAGCTGCTCCTGTCGCTCAACAAGGTAGACCTGGAGTTCTTGGCCGGGTTGCTCGAGGAAGACAAGCTGAAGACGGTGATCGACTCGAGGTTCCCGTTGAGCGACGCAGGCAAGGCGTGGCAGAGCAGTATCGATGGCCATGCCACTGGCAAGATTGTCGTTGAGATGAAGAGCTGA